A genomic region of Streptomyces sp. R33 contains the following coding sequences:
- a CDS encoding LysR family transcriptional regulator has protein sequence MQFQQLLYFVAVAETRHFTRAAERVHVAQPSLSQQIKALERELGAELFSRARGNIALTDAGEALLPLARRILADADTARLEVQELAQLRRGRVRLGATPSVCTGLLPHVLRAFHTAHPGIELLIEESGSLDLVRELARGALDLALIALPLPPSAPALTTVELLTEDLVVVSSAELPPPAGGDPLTVSALRDEPMVMFRHGYDLRDLTVAACRAEGFEPVFTVEGGEMDAILGFVRAGLGLAVVPAMVVDHAGPGLRATPLAGSPLRRTIALAHRTDVAPPRAARELKRILLG, from the coding sequence ATGCAGTTCCAGCAGCTCCTGTACTTCGTGGCCGTCGCCGAGACCCGGCACTTCACACGGGCCGCGGAGCGGGTCCACGTCGCCCAGCCGTCGCTCTCGCAGCAGATCAAGGCGCTCGAACGGGAGCTGGGGGCGGAGCTCTTCAGCCGGGCGCGGGGCAACATCGCGCTCACCGACGCGGGCGAGGCGCTCCTGCCGCTGGCCCGGCGGATCCTGGCCGACGCGGACACCGCACGGCTCGAGGTGCAGGAACTGGCGCAGCTGCGGCGCGGGCGGGTCCGGCTGGGGGCCACGCCGAGCGTGTGCACGGGCCTGCTGCCGCATGTGCTCCGGGCTTTCCACACCGCCCATCCGGGGATCGAGCTGCTGATCGAGGAGAGCGGCTCGCTGGACCTCGTACGGGAACTCGCGCGCGGGGCCCTGGACTTGGCGCTGATCGCGCTGCCGCTGCCGCCCTCGGCTCCGGCTCTGACCACGGTGGAGCTGCTGACGGAGGACCTGGTGGTGGTCTCCTCGGCGGAGCTGCCGCCTCCGGCGGGCGGTGACCCGCTCACGGTGTCCGCGCTGCGCGACGAGCCGATGGTGATGTTCCGCCACGGCTACGACCTGCGGGACCTGACGGTGGCCGCCTGCAGGGCGGAGGGCTTCGAGCCCGTGTTCACGGTGGAGGGCGGGGAGATGGACGCGATCCTGGGCTTCGTCCGCGCAGGGCTTGGCCTCGCGGTGGTTCCGGCGATGGTCGTCGACCATGCCGGCCCGGGGCTGCGCGCCACCCCCCTGGCGGGCTCCCCGCTGCGCCGCACGATCGCCCTGGCCCACCGCACGGACGTCGCTCCCCCACGCGCGGCCCGCGAGCTGAAGCGCATCCTGCTGGGCTGA
- a CDS encoding TetR/AcrR family transcriptional regulator, with protein sequence MENTTGLRENKKLRTRRQLAATALELFLERGFDAVSVADVAAAAEVSKPTLFRYFPSKEDLVLDRFADHQDEAARIVRERPAGQTPVGAVRAHFLAALAERDPITGLCDHPGVLAFQRLLYSTASLESRMAHYTDREVELLAAVLEAESVPPLIARLAAVHLVAVRHELGRENYRRMDAGQSADEAHPAAVADADQAFAMLADGLDQTLPAAPARP encoded by the coding sequence ATGGAGAACACGACGGGTCTGCGCGAGAACAAGAAGCTCCGTACGCGTCGCCAGCTGGCGGCAACGGCGCTGGAACTCTTCCTGGAGCGGGGCTTCGATGCCGTGTCGGTGGCAGATGTCGCCGCCGCGGCCGAGGTCTCCAAGCCCACCCTCTTCCGGTACTTCCCGAGCAAGGAGGACCTGGTCCTCGACCGGTTCGCCGACCATCAGGACGAGGCGGCCCGCATCGTGCGCGAGCGCCCTGCCGGTCAGACGCCGGTGGGCGCGGTGCGTGCGCACTTCCTGGCGGCCCTCGCCGAACGGGACCCGATCACCGGGCTGTGCGACCATCCCGGGGTGCTCGCGTTCCAGCGGCTGCTCTACTCCACCGCCAGCCTGGAGAGCCGGATGGCCCACTACACCGACCGTGAGGTGGAGCTGCTCGCCGCCGTGCTCGAGGCGGAGTCGGTCCCGCCGCTCATCGCCCGGCTGGCGGCGGTGCACCTGGTGGCGGTCCGCCACGAGCTGGGCCGGGAGAACTATCGCCGCATGGATGCGGGCCAGAGCGCCGACGAGGCCCACCCGGCGGCCGTGGCCGACGCCGACCAGGCCTTCGCGATGCTGGCCGACGGCCTCGACCAGACCCTCCCCGCGGCCCCGGCGCGGCCTTGA
- a CDS encoding FAD-dependent monooxygenase encodes MTDVLIVGSGPTGLTLACELALGGASVRVIEGRTAPHRESRGKGLWPSSLEVLEGLGVAEPLRAVGSSEVVLRKYFDGAHVNDTPMPGSGLLIGQWQIQEALRDRLAGLGVRVEYGSRLAGIAQDAAGVRAELADGTVIGARYLAGCDGGRSTTRKLLGIPFEGSGEEEPAMVIGDVRAPGLSRDFWHQWFTSEGGGILLCPMPGTDTFQLQAPPEQDERGGLLPPSLESFQRLFDRHARMPGIRLADATWLSAWRVNVRMATRIREGRVFLAGDAAHVHPIAGGLGMNTGIQDAAALSRTLAAALAGRAGEGVLDAYEAERLPVAAEVLADTSRRYERVMAAVRTPGRGTEAGLD; translated from the coding sequence ATGACCGACGTACTGATCGTGGGCTCCGGCCCCACGGGACTGACCCTGGCCTGTGAACTCGCCCTCGGCGGAGCCTCCGTCCGCGTCATCGAGGGACGCACCGCACCGCACCGCGAGTCCCGTGGAAAGGGGCTCTGGCCGAGCAGCCTCGAGGTCTTGGAAGGGCTCGGCGTGGCCGAGCCCCTGAGGGCCGTCGGCAGCAGTGAGGTGGTCCTGCGCAAGTACTTCGACGGGGCGCACGTCAACGACACCCCCATGCCCGGCAGCGGCCTGCTGATAGGGCAGTGGCAGATCCAAGAGGCGCTGCGCGACCGGCTCGCCGGCCTGGGAGTGCGGGTCGAGTACGGGTCCCGGCTCGCCGGGATCGCCCAGGACGCGGCCGGGGTCCGCGCGGAGCTGGCGGACGGCACCGTGATCGGGGCCCGCTATCTCGCCGGGTGCGACGGCGGGCGCAGCACCACCCGCAAGCTCCTCGGCATCCCCTTCGAGGGCAGTGGGGAGGAGGAGCCCGCGATGGTCATCGGGGACGTCCGGGCCCCGGGGCTCAGCCGGGACTTCTGGCACCAGTGGTTCACCTCGGAAGGCGGCGGGATACTGCTCTGTCCGATGCCGGGGACGGACACCTTCCAGCTGCAGGCCCCACCCGAGCAGGACGAGCGGGGCGGACTGCTGCCGCCCTCGCTGGAGAGTTTCCAGCGACTGTTCGACCGCCATGCCCGGATGCCGGGGATCCGGCTCGCGGATGCCACCTGGCTCTCCGCCTGGCGGGTCAACGTCCGCATGGCCACCCGGATACGGGAGGGCCGGGTGTTCCTCGCCGGGGACGCCGCGCATGTCCACCCCATAGCCGGCGGGCTCGGCATGAACACCGGCATCCAGGACGCGGCCGCCCTCAGCCGGACGCTGGCCGCGGCCCTGGCCGGGCGGGCCGGTGAGGGGGTGCTCGACGCGTACGAGGCGGAGCGGCTGCCGGTGGCCGCCGAGGTCCTGGCCGACACGTCACGGCGGTACGAGCGGGTCATGGCTGCCGTCCGGACTCCCGGCCGGGGAACGGAGGCCGGCCTGGACTGA
- a CDS encoding bifunctional diguanylate cyclase/phosphodiesterase yields the protein MSAGPAALRSGLEDRIGRFATIWGRAIFPVTATSLTRVEFEQHLIPLARTLAEALHARPFDAGVAQRVGAELVAVHCTDPEALAGTLGVVESYLVLYCGPDGVGVEGTEEYRSRCARLQHGIAAGFARALRERTLKEQEAIARSALTARIDAQQALHASEERFKAVFEGAAIGIGIADLEGNVLEVNDALLQMFGGMGGHVRGRNVSEWGHPDDAPHVWRMYGELVRGERESYRVEKPYYRHDGTVLWTNLTVSLLRDAEGVPQYQLALMEDTTERRLLNLRLRYEATHDALTGLPNRTLFFERLEKALSGAGGSRFGLCYLDLDGFKAVNDSLGHSAGDRLLVEVADRLQSCATGPGEVVARLGGDEFVALTTGSDTEEKVTELAVRILSALSVPIRIEGRELSVRGSIGIVEGPARERTAAEVLRSADITMYRAKAAGGNRFEFADAEADARAITRHGLTNALPAALERGEFFIEYQPLVHMHDGSVHGAEALVRWSHPQYGVLGPDRFIPLAERTGLIVPLGRWVLEEAVRQARNWQRQHGGSALRINVNLSPTQLHHPGLVADTVAVLENSGLAPGALCLEVTESALIGADDELLEPLRRLAALGVDIALDDFGTGYSNLANLRRLPVSVLKLDRSFTKGMQQQPANPVDVKIVEGIVALAHSLELAVTVEGVETGAQAAQLRDLGCDTAQGWYYARPGAPDRIHTLSLSDAVPTPS from the coding sequence CTGTCGGCGGGTCCCGCCGCCTTGCGGAGCGGGCTGGAGGACCGGATCGGGCGCTTCGCGACCATCTGGGGACGGGCGATCTTCCCCGTCACGGCGACCTCGCTGACCCGCGTCGAGTTCGAGCAGCACCTCATTCCGCTGGCCCGAACCCTTGCCGAGGCCCTGCACGCCCGGCCCTTCGACGCGGGCGTCGCCCAGCGCGTGGGGGCCGAGCTCGTCGCCGTGCACTGCACCGACCCCGAGGCGCTGGCCGGTACGCTCGGCGTGGTCGAGTCGTACCTGGTGCTCTACTGCGGACCCGACGGCGTGGGCGTGGAGGGCACCGAGGAGTACCGGTCCCGCTGCGCCCGGCTGCAGCACGGGATCGCGGCGGGATTCGCCCGCGCCCTGCGCGAGCGGACCCTCAAGGAGCAGGAGGCCATCGCCCGCTCCGCGCTGACGGCCCGCATCGACGCCCAGCAGGCCCTGCACGCGAGCGAGGAGCGCTTCAAGGCGGTCTTCGAGGGCGCGGCCATCGGCATCGGCATAGCCGACCTCGAGGGCAACGTCCTCGAGGTCAACGACGCGCTGCTGCAGATGTTCGGCGGGATGGGCGGGCACGTCCGGGGCCGCAACGTCAGCGAGTGGGGTCACCCCGACGACGCCCCGCACGTCTGGCGGATGTACGGGGAACTCGTGCGCGGCGAGCGCGAGAGCTACCGCGTCGAGAAGCCGTACTACCGCCACGACGGGACCGTGCTGTGGACCAACCTGACCGTGTCGCTGCTGCGCGACGCCGAGGGTGTGCCGCAGTACCAGCTGGCGCTGATGGAGGACACCACCGAGCGGCGGCTGCTGAACCTGCGGCTCCGCTACGAGGCCACCCATGACGCCCTGACCGGGCTGCCGAACCGGACGCTGTTCTTCGAACGCCTGGAGAAGGCCTTGAGCGGGGCCGGCGGCAGCCGCTTCGGCCTGTGCTACCTGGACCTCGACGGGTTCAAGGCGGTCAACGACAGCCTCGGCCACTCGGCGGGCGACCGGCTCCTGGTGGAGGTCGCCGACCGGCTGCAGAGCTGCGCGACGGGCCCCGGGGAGGTCGTCGCCCGACTCGGCGGCGACGAGTTCGTGGCGCTGACCACCGGCTCGGACACCGAGGAGAAGGTGACCGAACTCGCCGTCCGGATCCTGTCCGCCCTGTCGGTGCCCATCCGGATCGAGGGCCGCGAGCTGTCGGTCCGCGGCAGCATCGGCATCGTGGAGGGCCCGGCCCGGGAGCGCACCGCGGCGGAGGTGCTGCGCAGCGCCGACATCACCATGTACCGGGCCAAGGCGGCCGGAGGCAACCGCTTCGAGTTCGCCGACGCCGAGGCCGACGCCCGCGCCATCACCCGGCACGGCCTGACCAACGCCCTCCCGGCGGCGCTGGAACGCGGCGAGTTCTTCATCGAGTACCAGCCGCTGGTCCACATGCACGACGGCAGCGTCCACGGCGCCGAGGCGCTGGTGCGCTGGTCGCACCCGCAGTACGGGGTACTCGGGCCGGACCGCTTCATCCCGCTCGCCGAACGGACCGGGCTGATCGTTCCGCTCGGCCGCTGGGTCCTGGAGGAGGCCGTCCGCCAGGCCCGCAACTGGCAGCGCCAGCACGGCGGCTCGGCCCTGCGGATCAACGTCAACCTCTCGCCGACCCAGCTGCACCACCCCGGCCTGGTCGCCGACACCGTCGCGGTGCTGGAGAACTCGGGCCTCGCCCCGGGTGCCCTGTGCCTGGAGGTCACCGAATCGGCCCTGATCGGCGCCGACGACGAACTCCTGGAACCCCTGCGCAGGCTCGCCGCCCTCGGCGTGGACATCGCGCTCGACGACTTCGGCACGGGCTACTCGAACCTGGCGAACCTGCGCCGCCTCCCGGTCAGCGTCCTGAAGCTGGACCGCTCCTTCACCAAGGGGATGCAGCAGCAGCCCGCCAACCCGGTCGACGTCAAGATCGTGGAGGGCATCGTCGCGCTGGCCCACAGCCTCGAACTCGCCGTCACGGTCGAGGGCGTGGAGACCGGAGCCCAGGCCGCCCAGCTGCGCGACCTCGGCTGCGACACCGCCCAGGGCTGGTACTACGCCCGCCCCGGCGCCCCCGACCGCATCCACACCCTCTCGCTGTCGGACGCCGTGCCCACACCCTCCTGA
- a CDS encoding SAM-dependent methyltransferase has protein sequence MERPAWAPPGIDISVPSVSRIYDYYLGGSHNFEVDRQAARRAMEFLPGLPKIMQANRAFMRRAVRYAVAQGVTQFLDIGSGIPTFGNVHEIAQAASPEARVVYVDHDPVAVAHSRAVLVGDDRTGIVAADLRKPRDILAAPEVGQLLDLERPVALLLVAVLHFLEDADDPYAAVAELRDALAPGSLLVLTHASYEGIPLTQEVAGGMVGVYRDIRNPLVMRSGEQITRFFDGFELVGPGVVSMPLWQPEGTEDPEDGEAPEDPYAFSGFGGVGRKA, from the coding sequence ATGGAGCGCCCCGCCTGGGCCCCGCCAGGTATCGACATATCGGTGCCGAGCGTGTCCCGCATCTACGACTACTACCTGGGCGGCTCCCACAACTTCGAGGTCGACCGCCAGGCCGCCCGCCGCGCCATGGAGTTCCTGCCGGGCCTGCCCAAGATCATGCAGGCCAACCGCGCCTTCATGCGCCGCGCCGTCCGCTACGCCGTGGCCCAGGGCGTCACCCAGTTCCTCGACATCGGCTCCGGCATCCCGACCTTCGGCAACGTCCACGAGATCGCCCAGGCCGCCAGCCCCGAGGCCCGCGTGGTCTACGTGGACCACGACCCGGTCGCCGTCGCGCACAGCCGCGCCGTCCTGGTCGGCGACGACCGCACCGGCATCGTCGCCGCCGACCTGCGCAAGCCGCGGGACATCCTCGCCGCCCCCGAGGTCGGGCAGCTGCTGGACCTCGAACGCCCGGTCGCCCTGCTGCTCGTCGCCGTCCTGCACTTCCTGGAGGACGCGGACGACCCGTACGCCGCCGTCGCCGAACTGCGCGACGCACTGGCCCCCGGCAGCCTCCTGGTGCTCACGCACGCCTCCTACGAGGGCATCCCGCTCACCCAGGAGGTCGCGGGCGGGATGGTCGGCGTCTACCGGGACATCCGCAACCCGCTCGTCATGCGCAGCGGTGAGCAGATCACCCGCTTCTTCGACGGGTTCGAACTGGTCGGTCCCGGTGTCGTGTCGATGCCGCTGTGGCAGCCCGAGGGCACCGAGGACCCGGAGGACGGCGAGGCGCCCGAGGACCCGTACGCGTTCTCGGGCTTCGGCGGAGTGGGACGCAAGGCGTGA
- a CDS encoding DUF4239 domain-containing protein, whose translation MSEWLVLSLAMAAACAVVLSIAFFNHRRIGDDDDPNETPDVIEYMTMMIGVIYAIVLGLAIAGVWEGRGAAQEYVRQEAQALHEISIRSEVYPAEVRKKIRSDVDAYVTYVVDTEWKEMADNGNLTDHSGELLDRIRRDVTDYEPQTDHEGQAYQPLVDQVALVDDARSARGQSAGATMPGVVWFGLIAGALVTVGLVFTLQIRRSFRELLLAGLFSALIAFLLFLIWDFDAPFGRGIAATAEPFLAQFPHLGLGD comes from the coding sequence TTGTCGGAATGGCTCGTCCTGTCCCTCGCGATGGCCGCGGCATGCGCCGTGGTGCTGTCCATCGCCTTCTTCAACCACCGCCGGATCGGCGACGACGACGATCCCAACGAGACCCCGGACGTCATCGAGTACATGACGATGATGATCGGGGTGATCTACGCGATCGTGCTGGGCCTGGCGATCGCCGGCGTCTGGGAGGGCCGCGGGGCCGCCCAGGAGTACGTCCGCCAGGAGGCCCAGGCCCTGCACGAGATCAGCATCCGTTCCGAGGTCTACCCGGCCGAGGTGCGCAAGAAGATCAGGTCCGACGTCGACGCGTACGTGACGTACGTGGTGGACACGGAGTGGAAGGAGATGGCCGACAACGGCAATCTCACTGATCACAGCGGGGAGCTGCTGGACCGCATCCGCCGGGACGTGACGGACTACGAACCGCAGACCGACCACGAGGGGCAGGCGTATCAGCCGCTGGTGGACCAGGTCGCCCTGGTGGACGACGCCCGCAGCGCCCGTGGCCAGAGCGCGGGGGCGACGATGCCGGGGGTCGTGTGGTTCGGGCTGATCGCCGGCGCCCTGGTGACGGTGGGCCTGGTCTTCACCCTGCAGATCCGCCGCTCGTTCCGGGAGCTTCTGCTGGCGGGCCTGTTCAGCGCGCTGATCGCCTTCCTGCTGTTCCTGATCTGGGACTTCGACGCGCCGTTCGGGCGGGGCATCGCGGCGACCGCCGAACCCTTCCTCGCACAGTTCCCGCATCTGGGACTCGGCGACTGA
- a CDS encoding class F sortase has product MTEDESEQPPRRRSPWGVLALVMLSGLAMMRNGAEVGDGPPQPTAAAAVGVPAEQLPAYPPGQGEQPMQHQPAPPVEVEPLEHSSVQRIRIPDIRVDAPTMTVGLDPQGWIEAPPPQDPNLAGWYLNGISPGQRGSAVIVGHVDNAHGPAVFYGLGSLHKGNHIEVERYDGRTAVFEVYGVEVFSKETFPGARVYGDTGHAELRVITCGGGYSKARGYDGNVVVFARMVATR; this is encoded by the coding sequence ATGACCGAGGACGAGAGCGAGCAGCCACCGAGAAGACGATCCCCCTGGGGCGTGCTCGCACTGGTCATGCTCAGCGGCCTCGCCATGATGCGCAACGGGGCGGAGGTCGGCGACGGGCCGCCGCAGCCGACGGCCGCCGCCGCGGTCGGGGTGCCTGCCGAGCAGCTGCCGGCGTATCCGCCGGGGCAGGGCGAGCAGCCCATGCAGCACCAGCCCGCGCCGCCGGTGGAGGTGGAGCCGCTCGAGCACTCGTCGGTCCAGCGCATCCGGATCCCCGACATCCGGGTGGACGCGCCGACGATGACGGTCGGGCTGGACCCGCAGGGCTGGATCGAGGCCCCGCCGCCGCAGGACCCGAATCTGGCCGGCTGGTACCTGAACGGCATCTCGCCCGGCCAGCGCGGCTCGGCGGTGATCGTGGGCCACGTCGACAACGCGCACGGCCCGGCGGTCTTCTACGGCCTGGGTTCGCTGCACAAGGGCAACCACATCGAGGTGGAGCGGTACGACGGACGCACGGCGGTGTTCGAGGTGTACGGGGTGGAGGTGTTCTCGAAGGAGACCTTCCCCGGAGCCCGGGTGTACGGGGACACCGGGCACGCGGAGCTCCGGGTGATCACCTGCGGCGGCGGCTACTCCAAGGCGCGGGGCTACGACGGCAACGTCGTCGTCTTCGCCCGGATGGTGGCGACGCGCTGA
- a CDS encoding polysaccharide deacetylase family protein, producing MLLRTAVFLGVAAASGLLTGGETGSPGQNTAGGDPGAGLGAGPVGGPAVGQPGPGGAAGPGGVRALQPQAPGQAAYRLSPMTSETPLRPPAARPAVRTRPILELPPDASTASAMVLTFDDGPDPRYTPAILDTLARYGVRAMFFVCGEMATDNRDLLRRMSAEGHVIGNHTWTHPLIPTLSRPDLASEISRTSEVVQQAVGEAPLWFRAPYGAWNRAAFEIGAELGMEPLAWTVDTLDWKEPGTTTIVSRVLKGAAPGVIVLNHDAGGDRSQSVHAVSTYLPQLLARGYRMTLPALPPR from the coding sequence ATGCTCCTGCGTACCGCCGTCTTCCTCGGAGTCGCCGCCGCCTCCGGACTCCTCACCGGTGGCGAGACCGGATCACCCGGACAGAACACGGCGGGCGGCGACCCGGGTGCAGGCCTCGGAGCCGGCCCCGTCGGCGGCCCGGCCGTAGGACAGCCGGGACCCGGCGGAGCCGCCGGACCGGGCGGAGTCCGCGCCCTGCAGCCCCAGGCGCCCGGGCAGGCCGCGTACCGGCTGAGCCCCATGACCTCCGAGACCCCCTTGCGCCCGCCCGCCGCGAGGCCCGCCGTACGGACCCGGCCCATTCTGGAACTGCCGCCCGACGCGAGCACGGCCAGCGCCATGGTGCTCACCTTCGACGACGGGCCCGACCCCCGCTACACCCCCGCCATCCTGGACACCCTCGCCCGGTACGGTGTCCGCGCCATGTTCTTCGTCTGCGGGGAGATGGCCACCGACAACCGGGACCTGCTGCGCCGGATGAGTGCCGAGGGCCACGTCATCGGCAACCACACCTGGACCCATCCGCTCATCCCCACGCTCAGCCGGCCCGACCTCGCCTCCGAGATCTCCCGCACCAGCGAGGTCGTACAACAGGCAGTGGGGGAGGCGCCCCTGTGGTTCCGGGCGCCGTACGGGGCGTGGAACCGGGCCGCGTTCGAGATCGGGGCCGAGCTCGGCATGGAACCGCTCGCCTGGACCGTGGACACGCTGGACTGGAAGGAGCCGGGCACCACCACGATCGTCTCGCGCGTCCTCAAGGGCGCGGCGCCCGGCGTGATCGTGCTGAACCACGACGCGGGCGGCGACCGCTCGCAGAGCGTCCACGCGGTGAGCACCTACCTGCCCCAACTCCTCGCCCGGGGCTACCGGATGACGCTGCCGGCGCTGCCGCCCCGCTGA